A region of the Gouania willdenowi chromosome 1, fGouWil2.1, whole genome shotgun sequence genome:
tgattttttttctcctaaaaaATATTGTCAATGCACTTTCCGTGCTATTACTACCATTAACAAGCGTGAAGTCTGCGGGAGTTAACCACAAcatcaatgagcttttattttggtacttccgggAAATTTGCacgttagctaaatatttagtttaacctgtgacatttagatttagattgaacatttaggattttagattgaacatttaaaattttagatttaagatttacataTAACATTAAGCATTTAGAAATAACATTTACTGTAGATTGAACATGTaagattttagatttaacatttagatttagattcaatatttaacatttagttttaacattgaaatcatatttttacaagaaaaaaatatcacaaatgtcacaaattttgctgtaaatctggtcaaatgtaatgtaaacgggaaaaaaaacacatacgttttttaattgtggtttgttgctaaatgttgcaaaaagttggtgtttattttagcaGGCGCAACTTTACAACCAGTGCCCCATATATCATAGGAGGTTGACcaaagaaaagaatgaattTTTGATTGGAATATACTTGaaataaatgctgttttttttttttgttttttttcatcaggGACTGCCAAGCAATGATAAACGCCATGGAAGACAAGGAAAAACTGACAAGCACCCTGACTCATTTCAGGGGCGGTGTCAGTATGGGCATCGGTTCTTTTAATCTGGTaagtaaaaactgttttaattaaaaaacaggcGTGACAAAGACTGTCAACACCTTTCAAATTCTCATGGAATCAGAGCTGCTAGAATTAGTGTCAAATTAGTCTCATCTCTAAGCGACTTAATGAAAGGACACAAGTATCCATTGACGTCACACTCCTTGTGAGAAGACATTCATTTGTGAAAGCTGTATTGCAAATGGAATACAAAACAAGTATAGACATACCCTGCCCCACCTTATGCATACAGTCATTATAGTAGGCAGTACACTTGTGTTCAGTGTTAGCCGTCCAATGTCGTTAACCTTAACAGTCAGGGTGACGGTGTGCATGGCTTAGATTATGCAACTATGGTGCTGCTGCATACCAGGGTTTACAGATCAATTTATATTGATCCAAATATTTGAAGAGCTCATGCACAACATCAGTAGTCTAGCAGCAACTTGGTTCCAGACCAATACGATTGTGTCCAAGTTTCTGAAACCAGGATATGCAGAGGAATTGTGGAATGACATTGAATCGCTTTGGGCTACTGTTTACAGGTGTAGAGCAATTATTCAAAAACAGATGTGGAGCAGCTTCCAGAGATGGTGATTATGCACATTATGAAAGCGACATTCTCAGTAAACTCgttacaagaagaagaaaaaatgttgaCATATTTTTGAACAACAATATATTCCTTTATCTTCACATTCTGTAAAGTGATaccacatttatatttatccatGTTTTCTTCATGTTTTGATTCAAAATGGAATGCAAAATTGTTCTCACTaaatttgtgattattttaatcTTTACTCACGGTTTTAAAGACAGTATTTATTGCTTTGAACACAACTGTATGTCTGAAGTCTGTCCTTTTTTTGAGATTCAACTATTAGGAGAAATACTAATAACTTAAACCCCAGTTGACCAACCACATTGGCAGACTGCAGCAAAAGAGGGAACTACTCACAATGGACTATAAACATAATTTTCTGAcatttctcattaaaaaaaacaaaaaaaaaactaatgcatTGTTGTCTAATTAATTTGTTTAATCACTGACAAGACAGGACCCACAAGGTTTGAAACAAAACGGTACAATAATCATAAACCTGTATTAGCAAATATTATGATTTTCTAATCATAATCTGACTTATACAGTCAACAGTACAGTATTTGACTGATTTATACAGTCAAATACGGTACCTCTTTGTGTCGATTATACTTATTTTTAGTCccagtacatttaaaatgtgaacacGTAGTAAAGCCTTTCGAATCCAAGGTTTGCAAATTGTGCTCCCATCGGTTTCTTCCTTGTTAGATGCTCTCTCTGCTTCCATCCAGAGTCCTCAGACTGATGGAGTTTCTGGGATTCTCTGGAGACAGGGCAAGTGTTAATTCTTTGTTTACCAGTTTTGGTTCAGGCGAGCTCTTAAGAAGTGACAGGTTTTAATCTTTATCATTTATAGGAAATGGGTTTGTCAGAGTTAAGATCGGGAGCGGCGAGCAACAGCCTGCGCTCCATCCTTAGCACTCTGACTCTACTGATGTTCCATCTTTACATCTCAGTGATACTCGGTGAGTAAATGGCAGCTTTGTCCAGATTTTGGATTCtcattcagattaaaaatattatgTTCATGTTTTAAGGTTTTCATCCCGTTGCCATTTTTCTTTAGGCATTGGTGATGGAGATCTTAAGGAGGCTGAAGCTCTTCTTGCACCTTACAAAAACAAGTTCCCTAATgtaagaggtttttttttttttttttttttaatttactgaccataaagtatttttttccccaattttaatcactttgGTTTCCTTCCTCACAGGGAGCCCTCATTCTCTTTTACACTGCAAGGATTGCTGTGCTCAAAGGAAACTTTACATTTGTAAGTGCTGGCAGTAGCTTAACTGAACAAGCCAAGTGTGATTatggttaaaataaataaataaataaataactcacTGAGCTTGATATCATCTGCAGGCCCAGGAGAAATACTTGGCATGTATTGCATCTCAAGAAGAGTGGCGTCAGATTCACCACCTGTGTTACTGGGAGCTAATGTGGGCGTATTCCTTTGAACAAAACTGGCGGGAGGCTTATCATTACGCAAACCTGCTCAGCAAAGAGAGCAAGTGGTCCCAGGTATCTGTCCACGTTCACCCCATGTCAACCTTTGGATTTCCAGAACGTTCTCCTATACTAAACATGGaatattttcctatttttttcgtAGGCAGTTTATGTGTTTCAGAAAGCTGCTATCCTGAGCATGCTCCCTGAGGAAGAAGTGACTGAACTTGGTGAAAATGTGGTGCAATTATTCAGGTATAGCAATACTTTATCAAGTGCAAGCTGATGGGCGATAAACCTGTTGGAAGTAAATGCATTACATGTGCCATGTAGGCAGGTGGAAGGCCTCAGGCTGAAAATTGCCGGAAAATCAATTCCTACCGAGAAGTTTGCAGCAAAGAAAGCCCAGAGATACGTCTCCTCTGTCCCCGGGAAACTAGTTGTTCCTGCACTGGTAAAAACatattaatcacttttttttcattgattaaccaGCATTTATTTCCAATTGTGAGCAGATATCTATTCCCACAGGAAATGATGTATGTTTGGAATGGGTTCACCGTTGTGGGCAAAAGACCCGAGCTGACTGAAAACATCTTGTCTACCTTGGAGAAGACAGAGGATCAACTCCGGAATGAAACACGTGAGACAGACAGCAGGACTTATACACATGTTCTGGTTTTGCAATGGGTAATGTTAACTTGAGCATGTGCAATGCGCAGATCCTTCTGAGTATCACCAGGACGATGAGTGTTTGGTGCAGCTGCTGAAGGGTCTGTGTCTGAGGGAGCTGGGACGTCTGGTTCAGGCTGAGATCTGCTTTAATCGTGTCATTTCCAGGTGGAGTCACCTCACTGCTCCTCATCACACACTAGAATTAACAGCTTGTTTTTTTGCTATGCAGGTCATTATCTCTATACGCAGATAGAGATAAAcaagcaaactccacacagaaaggacacaAGTGTCCActccagggcttgaacccagaacctttCATTAATATTTGCAAACATAAAAATGAAGACTTGTTTAATGTAAaccttaatttattttatcctTATTTAATATTCTTGTGTTAATATAATCATTGTCTTGGTCTCTgtttactttttacattttaataatgtatgtaggtatattttttaagtgtttctTTTAACATTAATTTCTACTTGGAGCCACTataacaaaaaagtaatttccccctgggatcattaaagtaattctgattctgtttaagcaagctttttgttttgtgcaatatAAGCAAATAATTAATCTGTATAAAATCCTCTTTTAATATGCTTAAAATTAGGATCGGTTAACCAAAAACTACCCCACTAATATaatcatttttacaacaaatgtTTGTCTTTGTAAGAAAAAATCCCCTATGTGTTAAAGTTTTGGACATCATTATACTGAATTCACCTGTATATTAAATAATAGTGATTACATTTACTATAAATAGACCGTAAACCTATCGAAACATTACCTGCTATGTTCATCTTTCGTAAGATGTTTCAAAATGCCATGTTTTATGATTTATCCTTTTCTGCAGTGCACATCTGAAAGTAAATGTGGCTACCTTCACTGTTTGCTGAATAAGAATGAATCGATCCGTTGCTGTGGTTTGTTGTTTTCCAGTGAGAATAATATCAGGCACGACACCTACCTGGTGCCATTCACCATGTATGAGCTGGGACTTCTGCACAAACAGAAGGGTGACATCACCAAGGCTATCTCTGTGATCGAAGATGCCAAGTCAGTGTTTTTAGTGTCTTTGAATCAAATAAAGACACCCTATGGAATGTCGGATAGTTGCCGTTGCCGCTACTGTGCGGTGTTAacagaattgtttttttgtttgtaggATGAACTACAAAGACTACAGCATGGAGTCGAGGCTGCACTTCCGTATCCACGCTGCGCTGAACACCATGGGCTCCTTTGCAGCCAAACTTCCTCCTTCCCGTACTCCTGcataaaaggaaaaggaaatgtTGGGGTGAAACTGAACCCAGTCTGTATTAACCAACAGTGAGCGGTCTTAATTTCGGGGACTAATTCTTTTTACAGCTGACAGTAAATTAAGTTGATTATTAACTGTTTTTAGAAcagttatttagtttttgtttggaTATaagatgaaatgtaatgaaaattaaTATATTACACTAAAATCATGTTGATCATGAATAGTTTTCAAACACTACTGTTGCCTATTCGTGCTAGACTGTTCAGTTGAAGAACTCCTTCATATTGctcaatagagggttttcaccgaggtcactttctgggcagtaacccggatgcgTGGCCATGTTGGAGGTAAGCGGATGTTGACACTACATGTTAGAGGCCCACAGAGGTGTACTCTGCAATggaaaaatcacagaaaagctcctcaaaatgcgttatagatgcaaaggcatacagggaaggacctGGTCTGCAGGAAAGGGCAccatatttggaaaaaatatggtTTATTAGTGGTCCCGATCCATACGAGTCGGCTCCCttgtcttggatcaatgacgacacGGAGAGTCTTTCATCTATTACGTATCGTGATATtgtcaactacctggttttcaCCAAGCCCAAACACAGCGAAAGACCTTATAGGAGTTTGGAGGTCGGCTGCGGCTGCAGAGGCTCgcggatatactgtatataggcaGATaacagtcagttctaataatttcacagtgaacctgcagcgtagttcCTCTAAAATAGAATACGACCGCCAGGCAATCCTAGATTCaggcaaatcaaacagttatagtccgttATAGTCTGGACCTCGAGCCTCGGATTGCTACGCCGGCTACATCCAGCGGCCTAGGaagcagcggagcctcgtaccagtGGAAGAggcgtaagcggtgtgatcagaagcaggagcggggctagcaaccatgCTAACAGCTAATCCTCAGAGAATgctgcttccttccatcctgggTTCTAATGTCCGTTctctggagaacaaactggactacctgaagctggatttaaatgcaagacaGGAGATGAGGGCGGTGGTGTTTGCATAaacaccaataacaactggtgcaaccacgatgagctagtctcatgtcactgatctcctgatgtagaactactgactataaaacacagacattgttcttccctgatctgttataacttttggcagtctataaaactccacgtttatcacggtctgaccgattagtacagccaaataCACGGCAGTAGCTCACCAATTCTGGATTTGCTCATTTGTGTTCCATTTGTAAACTGGCTGCTtacctccaaaatggcgacttccgggttgatgatgcgccgtgaaaaccctctacggcttttttttcccttcagtGCTTTGATTCTCCAATGCCTTATTTAAACTGTCATCAAATACACCGTTTTAATTGTTTGCTATTGCGTGTGTAGAAGAAGGAATTGCAGATGTTAATGAAGACAAAGAACAGATGTGAAGGTACTCGACAGAGAAAACAAACTGACTCGTGATGGATGCtcttttttgtttacaaagcaTAAAGGATTTTAACACTACATAAATCGATGGTTTATATAAACTGTTCATAGGTGTGATGTCAAACTCACACACATCAGGTATTATTTTTCAACTCAAGGCGgagtttaggatttatttctgTACAACACTGCCTCCTACTGGCAAAACGTTGCACAAatcattgttgttatttttgctcAGCTCTTGAGACAGTTAGACATCCCAAATCAGATTTTAATGTATCTAAATGCATTAAAACGATCACATTTTTACAATCAGTTTGCAGTGATTTACATTGGTGCTTCTTATTGATTCCATGATTGGCTGAATGATATTGTTCGATAAAGACTTTTGCTTGTATTAAAGTTTTTCTTGtaactttttacatttatagTCTTTAGTGAAGCGTATTTCCCATaggaacacattaaaaacagacGTAAGGGATCCACGAAAGCCAAATCAATACTAAATCTAGAGAGGATTTGCTATTCTGTTACAAAAGgtgccaaaaaaaacaaaacaacaaaaaaaaaaaaccacacaaaattacacaaaagcaGAAAATGAAGTGATCAGGAGATACAAAGAACTGAGTAAAGCAAATGCAATAAATCCCCAAGCAAACGCTaaaatgtaagaaataaaaaataggtaCCACGAAATAGTGTCCAATTCGACAATCATATAACAACAAAGTACACAATGACAACTTAGAATATAGAAgcattattgtcattgtactaTTAATGCAATACAATGAAATATTGTTGGCAGCAGACAGTTAATCAAACCGCAGAAAGATTAACATACTCTATAAAAATCATGTAATCATAcatagattgataaataaataaaaatatctcaGTTATTAAAAGAAAGGCTAAAAAGGCACAGTCATGTTAAAACCCAAgtaaaaattattttacaaaaagaataattaaaattctttaaggaaaaaagaacaaatgttttACTCAATTTGGCAAccctttattaattattataataagtAAATTTGGACGGACCTCCTACTACATAGTTTGAcctagttatttattttgtacttaAGGCTTCAAGTGACTTCAACGTGTGAGTGATTTGTATAAAACTGTTGGAAACAggtaatacaaaataattgaaaaaaaaaaaaaccccaagtCACAACATTGCAAAAGAAAGAGCACTGCTGTGTACCaactacagaaaacaaaatgactcaaaaaggcatgaattaaaataaaaacagaataaaaaaattaaaaaccttATTACCCATTaaagtgtcatttttttccagtGAAAGTTTGATCACATACATGGCTTCAATTGTACATGCCGTCATATTTTGGCCAACCCCACAATATCTCTTCAATGATGGTGGGTGACACTGAAGCAAATTAAGCACATGGAGAAAACGGACCCCAGATCCCCCTGAGGAATGGATTGACTAACATTTTAAAagcactgtaataataataatgcattggatttcatATAGCAcattttcatagacactcaaagcgctttacattttacatgtgcattattcttttactccacacaccatggtggtaagctactaatgTAGCcgcagctgccctggggcagactgacagaagcgaggttGCCATAGTGCGCCCACTCTATCACAGAGCCACGATCACCCAAAAACTCAGTTACtatcagttatttttgtaatatattacagtaatatattccgTTTTGATGGAGCTCCGTAGTGTAACTCTttacaaatgtaaaaagtagtaatatattactagttacatatttaatttaagtgcatatttgctttgttttctcactgtttgcaattatttgagggggaaaaaaagatgatcattatagttaaatataacttttGGTGAACAAAAACgagctttctgctcctgaaacagcagaagtatttgaaacaacACTTTGGCCGATGTTATTCAAACACCATCAgtgatataattagtgttttGGACCAAAAGTAAGtcaaagtagtgtaactcagttacattttaaaaaacagtaatattgtcatacaaatatattacatttttatccaaGTCCCCAGTAATATAAAtacaagtttagagtaacttacccaacaaTGATTACTATAGTAATATAGAAGCTATAGAAGCTTATTTAGTTTATATATAATACACTCTATATCATCttattgtttattgtatgtCACAAGCAAGGATGCTGCTACTATCGCACTTTATCATGCAGTTCTACCTGAACAGTTTATACATTTCATTTGCTGGTTtaataaaagataaaacaaaaaataattaaaaattttttttaaaaaaatgtaaattgatCGTCTGTGTCTGAATTGAAATTCATCATTGAGAAACTTCAGAAATGCTGTTATATATTCATAATCGAATCGAAGTCCCTATAATCGTAATGGAATCGTGAGGTGTCTGAATATTCCCACCCCTATTACACACACTGGGAGGTCGGTGTGCGTTTGATCTGAGTTCCAGTGGGTGACGTAGACCACGTGGTGTGGGAGCCGCTCAGCTG
Encoded here:
- the LOC114465954 gene encoding tetratricopeptide repeat protein 39B-like: METSSLQQVDLHQPCEDVISDNIDLETVLKECSGALDLFLNNRFMDALALLKPRRNQSMYHAMGYSSILVMQAGMTFEPKDMDAAMSSLGESLQTCQKFRKKVGIIESLSNFFYRQQAERLTEEEMHAELCYAEVLLQKAALTFLDESIIGFIKGGMRIRNSYQIYKDCQAMINAMEDKEKLTSTLTHFRGGVSMGIGSFNLMLSLLPSRVLRLMEFLGFSGDREMGLSELRSGAASNSLRSILSTLTLLMFHLYISVILGIGDGDLKEAEALLAPYKNKFPNGALILFYTARIAVLKGNFTFAQEKYLACIASQEEWRQIHHLCYWELMWAYSFEQNWREAYHYANLLSKESKWSQAVYVFQKAAILSMLPEEEVTELGENVVQLFRQVEGLRLKIAGKSIPTEKFAAKKAQRYVSSVPGKLVVPALEMMYVWNGFTVVGKRPELTENILSTLEKTEDQLRNETHPSEYHQDDECLVQLLKGLCLRELGRLVQAEICFNRVISSENNIRHDTYLVPFTMYELGLLHKQKGDITKAISVIEDAKMNYKDYSMESRLHFRIHAALNTMGSFAAKLPPSRTPA